In the Anoplopoma fimbria isolate UVic2021 breed Golden Eagle Sablefish chromosome 7, Afim_UVic_2022, whole genome shotgun sequence genome, one interval contains:
- the adoa gene encoding 2-aminoethanethiol (cysteamine) dioxygenase a: protein MPRGNRTPLIQEIAKRACITFKGLTSSGSGDNVLAADQQSELLSLVTAVRAADLKLALPKTKPSSGAAGLQRPPVTYMHICETEAFSMGVFLLRTGASIPLHDHPGMNGMLKVLYGKLSLRCFDKLEDNLTAGAAPPHFEPPLAPFQTASLRRSVLSSVAEYSEDSGPCLLTPLQDNLHQIDTVEGPAAFLDILAPPYNPDDGRDCHYYKVLQTVAEGGTDGRSGEVQQGEETWLLEIPQPEDFWCGGEPYPGPAVFF from the exons ATGCCGCGGGGCAACAGAACTCCTCTTATTCAGGAAATAGCAAAGCGAGCCTGCATCACATTTAAAGGCTTAACGTCTTCGGGCAGCGGGGACAATGTGCTCGCCGCGGACCAGCAGAGTGAACTTCTCTCCTTAGTGACCGCGGTCAGGGCTGCTGACCTGAAACTTGCTCTCCCGAAAACCAAGCCGAGCTCCGGGGCCGCGGGGCTCCAGAGACCGCCGGTCACCTACATGCACATCTGCGAGACGGAGGCGTTCAGCATGGGGGTGTTCCTGCTGAGGACCGGCGCCTCCATACCGCTCCACGACCACCCGGGCATGAACGGGATGCTGAAG GTTCTCTACGGGAAGTTGAGCCTCCGCTGTTTTGACAAGCTGGAAGACAATCTAACCGCCGGCGCCGCCCCACCTCACTTCGAGCCCCCGTTGGCTCCATTCCAGACGGCCTCCCTGCGACGCTCCGTGCTCAGCTCAGTCGCAGAGTACTCTGAGGACAGTGGGCCGTGCCTCCTCACCCCTCTCCAGGATAACCTCCACCAGATCGACACGGTGGAGGGGCCCGCCGCTTTCCTGGACATTCTGGCGCCTCCGTACAATCCAGACGACGGGCGGGACTGTCACTATTACAAAGTCCTGCAAACTGTGGCAGAGGGGGGGACGGATGGAAGGAGCGGCGAGGTGCAGCAGGGAGAGGAGACGTGGCTGCTGGAAATCCCACAGCCAGAGGACTTCTGGTGTGGCGGGGAACCCTACCCAGGCCCTGCAGTCTTCTTCTAA